Genomic DNA from Thermococcus sp. M36:
TACTTTTTCCGGTTTTTCAGGCAGTATCGGGGCAACCTATAATTTTTCAGATAAATTGTCGCTGAAAGCTTATATCAGCAGGGGTTTCAGGGCTCCGAACATTTCAGAAATTTCTGCCAACGGTGTTCATCCCGGAACAAATATTTATCAAATCGGTAATCCTGATTTTAAACCTGAATTCAGTTTGCAGGAAGACATTGGTATAGTGTATTCAACTAAATATGCAGTAATTGAATTGAACCTGTTTAATAATTTCATCAATAATTATATTTATA
This window encodes:
- a CDS encoding TonB-dependent receptor — protein: TFSGFSGSIGATYNFSDKLSLKAYISRGFRAPNISEISANGVHPGTNIYQIGNPDFKPEFSLQEDIGIVYSTKYAVIELNLFNNFINNYIYNQKLISVNGQDSVIVPGNSTFKFQSSRANLYGGELSIDLHPFKNIHFENSFSLVNAINKGQSGKAVADSEKYLPF